The proteins below come from a single Tenuifilum thalassicum genomic window:
- a CDS encoding Na/Pi symporter — protein MQRRQGQNIFIKALLFLLLILYGPVGYSHNYTIQKYSLNGRTKVSGDEQWAKAGDRLNHPFIVLVTDSTGTAAPGIKVSFEVVRTPVGAKDAYLERYEVYTNSSGLARTTLHLGELEGEYQVVARVKTSNPQSFVIFTAYAYASNWALMLFVGLLGGLAIFFIGLKQMSKGLRHGIANKLRVILLRMSRNKYVATLFGAFATIVTQSSSATTVMLIGFVQSKLLRFEQTIGMILGAAIGTTITVQLISFKLADYSLLIVALGFGMVVFTKKQVHKSIGETLIGFGLIFYGMHLMSGAMSPLKHYEPFLMVIENVQQPLLGVVVGTLLTALVQSSAAFIGIVLAMCTQGLISLEGSIPLLMGANLGTTITGIIASFATGREAKKVALAYAVFKFIGILLLFWLIEPFANLVRLFTPDIIDPTSGTFVTNIGRQVANAHTIYNVILTLIVLPFTKTFAKIVDWVIPIFPEKREPYKVQFIDTNLLQSPTIAIEVSRQELVGMAKLVQSMLDDSIRLFIDKNPSTIDTIHEKENHINFLRDKLNDYLLKISHSDINEKEVDSVFKVMFATKELEQIGDIISKNILEKGKWWLGAGLEFSHEGKEELIEFHRLTQKQLKRAIDILSTFNLDIARKQLRKYEHYKQVGIELERSHFDRLKQAINKSIASSKTHLELVSLYRIIGSHANNIARIMIGEN, from the coding sequence ATGCAAAGAAGACAGGGCCAAAATATTTTTATAAAAGCTCTACTTTTTCTTCTACTGATTTTGTATGGGCCTGTTGGCTATTCTCACAATTATACCATACAAAAGTACAGCTTAAATGGTAGAACAAAAGTTTCGGGCGATGAGCAATGGGCCAAGGCTGGGGACCGACTCAACCATCCGTTTATTGTACTTGTTACCGACTCAACAGGAACAGCAGCACCTGGCATTAAGGTAAGTTTTGAGGTTGTGCGCACACCTGTAGGGGCCAAGGATGCTTACCTGGAAAGGTATGAGGTTTATACAAACAGTTCTGGTCTAGCACGCACCACTCTTCATCTTGGGGAATTAGAAGGCGAATATCAGGTTGTGGCTCGTGTAAAAACTAGCAACCCGCAGTCGTTTGTTATTTTCACAGCATACGCCTATGCAAGCAACTGGGCGTTGATGCTATTCGTTGGCCTACTAGGTGGGCTAGCCATCTTTTTTATTGGTTTAAAACAGATGAGTAAGGGATTGCGTCATGGCATTGCCAATAAGCTACGAGTAATCCTGCTTAGAATGTCAAGAAACAAGTATGTGGCTACTCTTTTTGGAGCTTTTGCTACAATTGTTACCCAATCGAGCAGTGCAACCACAGTAATGCTAATAGGATTCGTACAATCCAAACTGCTGAGGTTTGAGCAAACAATAGGAATGATTCTTGGTGCAGCTATAGGTACAACCATTACCGTTCAGCTAATCTCATTCAAACTTGCCGATTACTCTCTTCTAATTGTTGCCCTAGGCTTTGGTATGGTTGTCTTTACTAAAAAACAGGTTCATAAGAGTATAGGAGAAACGCTAATTGGTTTTGGACTAATATTCTATGGTATGCACCTTATGTCGGGAGCGATGTCGCCATTAAAGCACTACGAACCCTTCCTTATGGTTATCGAGAATGTACAGCAGCCCCTGTTGGGAGTAGTTGTGGGCACTTTACTTACCGCGCTGGTTCAAAGTAGCGCAGCATTTATAGGTATAGTTTTGGCGATGTGTACTCAGGGGCTTATCTCCCTAGAGGGCTCTATTCCTTTACTTATGGGGGCAAATTTAGGAACCACCATTACGGGAATTATTGCATCGTTTGCAACAGGTCGCGAAGCTAAAAAAGTTGCCCTAGCCTATGCGGTATTCAAATTCATTGGAATACTCCTTTTATTCTGGCTCATTGAGCCATTTGCCAACCTTGTTCGTTTATTCACACCCGACATAATTGACCCAACTTCTGGAACATTTGTAACAAACATAGGCAGGCAGGTAGCAAATGCGCACACCATTTATAATGTTATTCTCACTTTAATTGTATTGCCTTTTACAAAAACCTTCGCAAAAATAGTGGACTGGGTTATTCCCATTTTCCCTGAAAAACGTGAGCCATATAAGGTTCAATTCATCGACACCAACCTGCTGCAGTCACCAACCATTGCCATTGAGGTATCGAGGCAAGAGCTTGTGGGCATGGCAAAATTAGTGCAATCAATGCTTGATGATAGCATTAGACTATTTATTGACAAAAACCCTTCTACAATTGATACCATTCACGAAAAGGAGAACCACATAAACTTTTTACGCGATAAGCTAAATGATTATCTTCTAAAAATTAGTCACTCCGATATTAATGAAAAGGAGGTAGATAGCGTTTTTAAGGTGATGTTTGCCACAAAAGAGTTGGAACAGATTGGCGACATCATTTCGAAGAATATTCTTGAAAAGGGGAAATGGTGGCTCGGTGCGGGTTTAGAGTTTTCGCATGAGGGAAAGGAGGAACTTATTGAGTTTCATCGGCTAACCCAAAAGCAGCTAAAACGTGCAATAGATATTTTAAGTACGTTTAATTTGGATATTGCTCGAAAACAGCTTCGCAAGTACGAACACTACAAGCAGGTTGGCATTGAACTTGAACGAAGCCATTTTGATAGGCTGAAACAGGCTATAAATAAATCGATAGCGAGTTCAAAGACGCATTTGGAGCTGGTTAGCCTGTACCGAATTATTGGTAGCCATGCCAATAACATTGCACGTATTATGATAGGAGAAAATTAA